The Tripterygium wilfordii isolate XIE 37 chromosome 5, ASM1340144v1, whole genome shotgun sequence genome window below encodes:
- the LOC119998345 gene encoding uncharacterized protein LOC119998345: METPMKMFCILGFIVLVSIAGMERVDGAGECGKSNPNNEALKLIPCMSAAQDEKAPVSDACCSQVKNIGKNPSCLCAVMLSDMAKASAIKPEIALTIPKRCNIANRPVGYKCGPYTLP; encoded by the exons ATGGAGACTCCAATGAAGATGTTCTGCATTTTGGGATTTATTGTGCTTGTCAGCATTGCTGGGATGGAAAGAGTTGATGGGGCAGGGGAATGTGGGAAATCCAATCCAAACAATGAAGCTCTGAAGCTCATCCCTTGTATGAGCGCGGCACAGGATGAGAAAGCTCCCGTTAGCGACGCTTGCTGCTCCCAGGTGAAGAACATTGGCAAGAACCCGAGCTGCCTCTGCGCTGTAATGCTTTCCGACATGGCCAAGGCCTCTGCAATCAAGCCTGAAATCGCCCTTACCATTCCCAAGCGCTGCAACATTGCAAATCGCCCAGTCGGTTACAAGTGTGGAC CTTACACACTTCCATGA